The genome window ATAGTCCtaattattatttctatcttCCCTATAATTTCTAGATCAATTTcaattaacttaatttttttcaattaacttaattttttaaattttctccccCCATGGGTCACATTTGTTCCCACTTCTTTGTTATCTACTCATTTATTATGGAATAACTGTCATTGTGAATTTTTTACAACAGGGTGTTAGATTTTATTATAATCCTTTGAAGAGTATTGGACTCTGGGCAGACAgttaaatttatttgatgtttttgagatttgtttttaaatgtgtgtgtggaggggcgTAttttgctagggatcaaacccagggcctcacacacgttaagcaagtgctctaccactgaactattccccccacccccagtccttttaaactTGCTGAAGGCAGATTTGGAGTAATCTTTATTGCTAAGGTTGCAATATCTGTTAAATGTTCCATGTCTTTAATGAGGTCTCGCCCTCTGGCTAGTGGAAACTGAAACAATTTCTGACCTTGGTGAGTCTAGGAATGGACTGACCGTGGAAACTTGAATGATTGGATGTGGATGATAAGAGACGCTGAAAAATTATTGGGTGGGTGGTGGTATCAATTAGCAAGAAGAGAAATACTGGAATGGAGGAGAATGAGTAGATTTCATATCAGATACCTATAACTTTAGGAGCCTATAAGACAGATAAGTAGAAATATCTACCAAAACCTTGGTTATATGATCTACAAGTCAGGGAAGAGATTGAGGCTAGAGTATAGAATTGGGAGTAATCGCTACATAACAGTTAGGAGCAGCTAACATTCTCCAAACATTGTTACACATAGTAGTTAAAATCTTGATGAGAGATGAGATCGCCAGGGAGACTATAGGAAAGATGACTAAATCCTCTTACAAGTTGGGCAGAGGTGGAGTTCGTGAAGAGAGAGtagaagagaggggagaggaaagaaagaggagaagtgGTGAGAAAAATCAGAGAACCAGGAGATGGAGGGGTCATGGAAGCTAAGAGTGAAGAGAATGTCAAGGACATGGCTAACATTGCCAGATGACACAGACCAACCAAGTCAGATTAAAACTGGGAGGTTCCTTCTGGAATTAGCACCTACGGAGGGAGTCTAGTGATATGTGAAAGAACAGTTCTAGTGACCCAGGGAAGATGGAAGCCAATGAGTAGACAATTGACTGGAAGGTGGAAAGACTAAGTATAAATCCTCTTTCTAGAAACTTGGTGAAGAAAGGAAGATCAGTGACCGAGCCATATTTGAGAGGGTTTCATGAAAAATGGATGGATATTTCAATGGGATGTTCATGGGCTCAGAAGAAAGGCCAGTAGGGAGAGGCGACGTAATGAAGTCCTCAGAGAAGACAAGAGCATGGACTCAATAGCACTGGGAGAGGTCAAGTCTCTTCAGCTGATAGTTGGCAAAGGGACATACAGTTGGCAGGGAAGGAATTACTCATCACCCCCATTTTAAGGATAGAAAAGTAAAGCCCAGAGGAAATGCCTCAAACCACACAGCTTGAATCAGGCAGAAGAggtcccagccccacccctggaCACATGACTTTTTGTCCCAGAAGACCCCCTTTGCATAATTCTAGATCCCTGGCCAACCCTTCAGAGACCTAGGAAAAGCTGGATGTCTGAGTTCCAGAGGGAGAATGCAGGGAGGTCTCGGGGCACATTCTGGGAAGGGGGAGCTGTTGGGAGAGGGACTGGGGAAGAGAGGTCGGAGCCGGGAGAAAAGCAAAGGCATCTCCACCCAGGCAGCAGCTGCTCCCAAATATGTCACAACTTGTCAAAGAGGCAGAAATAGAAGCAGTTCATGGAGTGGGAGGGGGTGGAGTGGCATGCTATGGCTTCTGAACCCACAGAGAGGGTTCAGGGGGCGACTAGCAGGGGAAGGGGGACAGACAAAGGGGCTAAGTGCAGAGAGAGTGTGACGAGCACATGGCTCAGTTCTAGGTAGGCTGCAGTGGGTCCGAGAACCTTCTGGTAGCCTTTCCGTGAGTTTGAGCATGGGAAGAGAAGCGAAGACGGGACAAAACTCCTCAAGGAACACTGCCCTCTGATCCTGTCGGTCCATTCTTCAGGGCTAGGACTGGCTCAAACAGCCCTCAAAACTGCAGCGCAGGGAGgagggcttgcctagtatgcacgcCAGAggcctggttcaatccctagcaccacaaaaccaACAAACCAAAGAAGCCAGTCCTCCTACCCAGACCCCATTAGCACTTCCTCCACTGAGTTAGGGGGACAGAGGGTGCTTGGATCATTCAGTCCAGTATCTTGGTTTACAGATGAGTAAACAGAGACCCAGAGTAAGGACTTGACAGCAGCATGCTCTGAGTCTTTCTCCAGGGTTCTTTCCTCTGACCTAACCAGAAGTTGAAGGCCCTATCCTCAAAGGGACATGGAATTTTCTTAAGAAATCCCCACACATATTtccaaagccccccccccccccagagccaGGTCCCCAGGTCCCCATTGCCACATGTTCTGCTGAGCCCTgttctggttatttttaaaaccaactCTCTGCTCTGTCTCCACCTATCACCTCTCCTTGACCCCCACTCTCCCAGGACCCAACCTCTTCCGCCTCCAGGCccacaccttcccccaccccaaagcCAGAGATTCTTAAAGGATGATCCTGCCTCTGAGCGCTGGATTCCAGGCAGGGACAGGATTTCCCAGTGGTTACCCGATGCTCAGTCCTCAACGGAAACAATGTGACCCAGAGGCCTGaggccctcccttcctctccacttCTCAGCCCTGGTCCTATCCGCTTGGGACCTCTTCTCCCATCTGCAGCCCTCAAGCCTCCCCCTGGCCTCTCCTCACACCTCCCTTTTCCCCTTCTCCATCAACTCACCTGAACTCACACGACACTGGAGCTCTCAGTCTCTCACTGTCTGTCTGcctgtgccccccacccccacacccctccTTGCCTGCCAGTCTCCCAGGATTCAGCCCTAAGGCCTAAGCTCAAGCCATCCAAGAGCAGACACCCTTCCTCCTTCCAACCCTAGTCCTCTGCACCCTCAGGCAAGTCACGTCCCTTCTCCAGTCTTGTTTCCAGTGTGTAAAGGAAAGGTGAGCTAGCTGATCCTGGAGCCCCTCGCACCTCTGACATCCCATGGTGGCTCTGATCTCTTCTCACCCTGATGTAAAGTGACTGCCTTGCAAATAATCAATGCTCCTGAGCATGTAGTGTTGGTGCACCTGTTTCCTATGGGAATGCACATGTATTCCCAACACTAGGCCCCACTAGTCCTCATCAAAAACACTCAGAGAACCAGCCCTGGAAAACCAAAGTGGGACCTGTTTTAAGAAGCCAGAAGCTGCTACCTCTCCAGACCTCTTGCTTTTTGTTTCCAAATACAAGAGACTACAGAATGAGAAATCTGCTTTGATTTTAGCCGGGCAACCTGGCAGCCTAAGTCAGCCTACCTGCAAGGTCTGCAGGGACTAGAACAGGCTGAGGCCAGACAGCTAGGATTAGGTGTGGAGCAGAAGGGGAAGGCAGAAGCAGAGGGCAGGTGAGGGGGATTTCTACCACGCAAATGAGAAGGACCCAGCATGCAAATGCAGGGCAGAGTCAAGTTGAAATATTCAGGGTAGGGAACCAACAGCCTGGTCCCGGAGCCCGGCAGGGGATAAGGGCTGCCTCCAGCGAGAGCAGGACTGCTGGAAGAAGAGGCTGCAGTCAGGGCAGGGGGCCTCTGTGCCCAGGCGACAGGGGTGGGGATTAGGGCCGGACGCCCTGCTGTCAGGTTAGAGCTGATGGATCACCGCCGGTGGCGGAGCACAAAGGCTGTTCTGTGCTTGGCATCAATGTGTCCCCGTCCATCAGAGGGCAGCTTGCAGGGGGGAGGGGTGTAAGGGAGGAAGACCAAGTCCCTAGACGAGGCTTCTCCACAGCTTTACTGAGAGAACAAGGTGGGTAAAAGGCCAATGTGCCCACTGGGGATTTGAGAGGTCAAAGACTCCTGGACACCTTATCGTCTCAGTCTTTGCAAGATCTGTGCCCCCACAGGGAGCCCTGACAGGGTCCCCAGGGGCCAGCTTACTCAGACATGCACAAACATATCCACAGACAGGGATTCATAGAGACCCAGACACCCGAGGTCACCCTAACCTCCCAGTCCTGCCCTGGTGTTAGGTCAGAGGCAAACATCACAGGACACAAGGCCAAGCTCACAACCGGCAGAGCTTCCTGCAGACAGTGTTTCCACTGCTCTCTCCCACCAACACAGTGGGGACCCACACAGAGTAGGTCCTCAGACAATATGTGTCGAGCAGAGAACGGAGCAGGTGAATTACTTCCTTCCCCGGATTATATTGGCACTTCTACCCTTCCCCTTATCACCTAACACTTTCACCTTGGATAGGTGACTTTGTGTTCTCCTCTCCCTCACTCAACTGTGAGCACAGTGACAGCAGAGACACCATGTCCTATTCACATCAGTGACCCTGGCACCTGGGACATGTTGTTCAATACAtgggcttgttttgttttttgattgaaAGAATGAACAAGTGAATATGCACACATGGAGAGGAAGACAGATTTTCCCTCCTCTATTCCTGTTCCTGTGGTCCCTGGAGGCAATAAGGACAGTACAGTGGAGGATCAAGGGGCTAAGAGTGAGGGGGGTAGTCAGGAGTGGAGAAGAGGACCTGGCATTTCCAGGTACCAGGTGCCCTTTTATGCACTACAACAAccatgcctctctctctctctctctctctctctctctctctctctctctctctcccacactctctcttcctctctccagaCAGAAACATGCATCCTCCATGCATCCTCTCCTGGTCAAATCCACCCTCCTGCCCCTAGGTGGGTTCAGACCCTCATCATCTCACTCCTGAATACTGTCATGGTGGCATGGTGGTCTTCTTGCCTCAGTGTCCAAGTTCCTCCATGCCCATCTGGAACTCCTCCCTCTTCACAGACTTGTTTCCAACCACTCCCTGTACCTGAATCCTGAGCTCCATACAGGCTAACCTAGCCAATGCCCCTACCTCCCCTCTTCTCATCCAAATCCCACCATTCTCTGAGACCCAGCCCTGTGCATCCCTCTTCCCCAGGTCCTGCGCAGAGGCCCCATTCTTGGATGGTTTTGCCATTCTACTAAACTCCTGGGACACCTCTTGATAGATCCACACATTTGCAAGTACTCAGAGCTCTCTCGAAGACTGTGGAATTAACAAAGCTCACCCTCACCTTGTATTCGAGTGTTGGGTATTCAGGGTCCATGCTGGCTCAGTAGACAGTCAGGTTTTAGGAGACATCACAAATCAAGCCCATTTTGCTTCCATTTTAGAGGAAAATGCATCATTTAAGGTTAAGTCAGACTGGATCCCAAATTGACAAAAGATGCCACTTCTAGGTTTCTATAACTTTTGATATCTCCCCAGAGTTCATGGGATTAGAGTGTGAACTGAGGCAAAgttgttttagtttaggttttttttttgttgttgtttttgtttttaattttcctttttgggTGGAGGTGTGTTGGAAATAGAGATTCTTCTTCAACCCAGCTGGTCAGGGTCCAAGCAAGGTTTAGAAGCCACACTAATATCACACTGTACCTTCCACCACTCTGGTGAAGCCAAGTACCAAATTAAGGCCTTGCTGCTCTCCCTCAACTTCCTTGGGTTCTTTTATTTTCCACCTCTGTCCCCTCCTCACCCTTCTTTCCCACCCGTGGCTCCTCACTGTGGATAAAGAGAGAAGGGAACACAGTTCTCCAAACTCCATGCAGATGACCCTCCACTGAGAAGGTCTCCAGGAGTCCCTGCATGATTCTACTTCCTGTTATTGTCCTTGCTGCTGGTTTTAACTTATCAGTTTCATCTGCCATTGGGATAGGGACAGCAGGATGGATCAGACTTCGTCTACAGGCTCCTGGAAAGCACTGTGACCCAAGGGTAAAAGATTATAGCTTAAAGCTCAGGATTCCTGAAGCTACGGATCAATGGAATGGGCTGTCCTGTGACACAGTATAAGCTGAACAATGGCCACCCGGAAGGGGATTTGGGTATCAGAGATTGAGATAAAAGAGGTGACCAACATGGCCCACTAGATGGTAAGGTGGAAGGTAGGGATGTCACCTTAGTTGTCCCTGGCTCTTTtaatccccagccctaagactgAGCCTTGCTCACTGCTGCTGAGACCTGCCCACTGCATTGGGAAGAATGAGCCCCCCCAGACCCCAGACCTCTACAAAGAAGTGACCATGGATTGAGACGCCTGAAGATTAAATAGTCCCTCCTCCACCTGACCTATATAATGCATTCGAAACCTGCACATGGGTACAAACTGATGTCTCAGGCAGGAAAGGGCAGAAGAACCCACACAGGTGGTCCAGGTGAGGAAAGGTGTAAACTGAGCTTAAAGGGCtctgttttctctcctctccctctgccaTCCACCGGAAGGAGTCAGCGAGATTTGGGTGTCCAAATGGGGCAGGAAACATTTGAGGACCGAGAAAAGAGGCAGAAGGCTTAACACCTATGACCTGGCCATGTGTGGGATGTAAGTTCTAACCCCAACTCTGACCCTACCTTATATATTACAAAGAAAACCTCCCCCATTcctactaaaaaagaaaaaaaaaaatctcttgactCTATTTTCCCCCAGTCACATGATTCTCTAAGAGAAAGTGCAGGGTCAAGGCCAATTGGAAACCCAGAAATTGAATCCATTTGCCACTCTGTTTTTGTCCTTCTTTGGGGGACCCACCAGATCCTCCAGATTCCAAGAAGCCCCATTCTTTGGAGAGGGTCTTTAAGAGTCTCATTGGAAGGATAGAGTATGGTTAAGGTGCTGTCAGGCAGCAGGGAGGTGGACAGAATGACTCAAGTTCCTTTCCAGCCTAAACTGCCCCCTTCCTTGTTCCCTCCTCCCCCTACACCCACCCGCTGCTTCGGGACCAGCAAGGAGAGAGCAGGCAGGCCGCCGGGCTAGGAGTAATTGAAAGGAGCAGATGAGAGGGGGAATGTGTCCTCCCCCACCTTCCCTGTCCCACTGGGGCTGCGGAGAAATGAAAACTAATCAAATTACACCCAACGGCCTCCCGACCCGTGCACAGGAGCCGCCCTGGCCATGGGGCAGGctggctgggtggggtgggggccacgggagagggaaggggaatcACATCTAATCCACTGTAAACGTCTTGATGTGCAGCAACAGCTTAGAGGGGGCTCAGGTTTCTGTGGCGTTGGCTATATTTATCTCTGGTTCCATGCCAGCGGGGAGGGTTTAAATGGCACCCAGCAGTTGGCGTGAGGGGCTGCAGGAGCTTGGGGGCCAGAGGCAGGAACAAGTCTTTTCCGACCCCATGGAGCTCTATGAGACATCCCCCTATTTCTACCAGGAGCCCCGCTTCTATGACGGGGAGAACTACCTACCTGTCCACCTCCAGGGCTTCGAGCCACCGGGCTACGAGCGGACTGAGCTCAGCCTGAGCCCCGAGGCCCGGGGGCCCCTGGAAGACAAGGGGCTGGGGACCCCCGAGCACTGTCCAGGCCAGTGCCTGCCCTGGGCATGTAAGGTGTGTAAGAGGAAGTCGGTGTCGGTGGATCGGCGGCGGGCAGCCACGCTGAGGGAGAAGCGCAGGCTCAAGAAGGTGAACGAGGCCTTCGAGGCCCTGAAGAGGAGCACCCTGCTCAACCCCAACCAGCGGCTGCCCAAGGTGGAGATCCTGCGCAGCGCCATCCAGTACATCGAGCGCCTGCAGGCTCTGCTCAGCTCGCTCAACCAGGAGGAGCGCGACCTCCGCTACAGAGGCGGGGGCGGGCCGCAGCCCCCGGTAAGTGGCCCGTGCACCTGCCTCAGGGGTAGGACCCAGAGGGAGGCGCCTGGATGGTCTCTGGATGCCATAGATGGGCTCAGACACAGGGTTGGAGCAGGTGCCAGGCAGGGCCTTGAGAGGCCACAGGACCCCCTCTTTTGTCAGGGCTAGGCTGTGCAGCTGAcctcctgtgtccccaggctCTTAAGACAAGATAAAGGCATTGAACAGGAGATACAGATGGGGTGGGGGCCCACTGGCACAGGACTGCAGAGGAGTTTAGGAACAGGTCCATAATGATCCTAAGTGGAGAATGAATCCCCATCCCTGAGTCACAGCCTAAAAAGCCAGGCCACTACAGCCAAAGCAGCCTACTTTGCTCCTTACCCCATCCCTGTCCCAGGTATGGTTGAACAGATAAAATCCACCCAGTGTCACTGGGACCCTAGCAAGCCTGCTGAGAAGTCACCCTAGTCAGGTCAGATACTCTGCCTGGTCATCCTTATCTCCAGGTACAGGGAAGCCAGAGACCCTTTTTGCTGGTGTTCTGTGAAGGCAGAACCATCATCTAGGACGGGAGCCGCAGGGTCTCTGTAGTGCAAACATTCTGGAGTGGGGGTATCCCGGGCTGGAGGGTCCCAGCTTATGGTCCACCCTCCAATCCCACCATGGTTCTGCCTATTCCTTGGAGGCAAAGACACATCCAAGGATGGCTGTGCCCTGACCTTGGGCCTTGCCTCTGACTTGCAGGTGCCCAGTGAATGCAACTCCCACAGCGCCTCCTGCAGTCCAGAATGGGGCAGTGCACTGGAGTTCGGCCCAAATACGGGTGGTAAGTGAAGCCTGACTTTGGTTCTGATCCCTCCACCCTTCCCTAGAGGTTCTCCCCTCTTACCTCAATCCTTGCTCCAGTCCTCTTCCTGTGGCTTCTCCAGGGACCTGCTGACCTCAGGGCCCCAAACAGTGGGCTGGAAGGCCCTGTGCCTCCTTGAAGCCTTGACCAGCTAAAGAGTAGCAGTTGCAACCTCCTGTAGCTCCCTAGCTGGTGCCTGGTGACTGACCTCAACCACAGGAGACTGTCCCTGCCCCAAGGGTCCCTGGGAATTGCTGAGTCAGTGTTGCACAACTGGGCCCAGCAAAGGGCAATTCCAGTCTCCTGGGATACACTATCCTGGCTTCACCTTGGAATAGTTGCTTCCAAATCCTCTGCTAGGGGAATTCAGAGATCAGGCACACGCCTGAGGCGCATTCCTCTGTCCTAGTAAACCTGTATCACTCCAAAGGCCTCATCCCACTTCCTCACCTAGGTAACCCCTCCCCACCTTCTCCTTACAGATCATCTCCTTGCGGCTGACCCTACAGATGCTCACAACCTGCACTCCCTCACCTCCATCGTGGACAGCATCACAGTGGAGGATGTGTCTGTGGCCTTCCCAGATGAAACCATGCCCAACTGAGATTGTCTGCCAGGCTGGGTGTCCATATGAGCCCCCAAGCTGGCCATAGGTGCCACCACTTCTGCAGCGGTGGCCTTCTAAGCCAGGTTGTCCTGATGCCAGGAAGACAGCCTTGGGCTGCCACAGGCCAGACTATCCCCTTCCTCATCCATATAAGGTTTATCCACCTCCCAGCAAGGGAACGGATGCCCTCAGTTAGCTGACTCCTTAAGAGCAGAGGGCATCCCCTTTCCAAGGAGATACAGCAGGGGACCAGAGCGCCCCCTTGTGGATACCTCCCGCTCAGGGGGGCAAACTCAGGAGCTTCCTTTTTATCATAATGCAGCCTTTAATTCCACCCCTCAAATGAAATGGTTTGAGAGAAAAAGACAGTGTCCTGACCTGGACAAGTGTGCACATCTCCTGTCCTGGTCTCTTCCTGATGCCAGTGGCTGGGCTGGGCCTGCCCTGAgttgagagagaagaaagggagaggaacAACCCTCTGTTCCCAAGTCCCTGGGGGGCCAAGCTTTTGCAGTGAATATTGGGAACCTTCCAgcagttttatgttttgttttgttttgtgtgttgtTTGTAAAGCTGCCATCTGACCAAGGTCTCCTGTGCTGAAGTTGTCGGGGACAGGCAGGAAAAGGGGGCGGGGACTCTTGGGGTGATTTCTTTTGTTAACTAAGCATCGTgtggttttgtaatttttttttttttttttgctaacttatttggatttccttttttaaaaaatgaataaagactgGTTGCTAGAAGAGTGTCCGTGATGATGTAGAGGGAGGGGGGTGACTGACAGCCCCAACCCCTCCCACTCAGCCATCCCAACACCCTCCAGGGGCAGGGCTTCCAAAGATTCCAAAGACTGCAGTTCCAAAAGCGCTGTGGGCACCCCCTTGAGAGGGTTACTAGGCACTGGGGAACCTGCTTTCTACCATTACAAGGGGAGCTGGGAGGGTGTGATTCATAGCCTGGATGAAGACCAGACTCCACAGAAATGCTTACAGGACACAGAGGAAGACCTTTTGAGTGTTCCACTGCTCTTTAACTTATAGATATTGCTCAAGTCTGCTGCATTCTAATTTTTATAGCCCAGTAGCCTGGCCTTCAATTAATTAAGCATGCTTGTATGCTCACATGCCCAGAGCACCCACAGCCAGGGCAAGGGGCGTATCACTAGAATTTGTGGGTATTTCCTCTCTAATCCCTGTCTCTCCCTCCGTTCCACATTATCAGAATCCCTATAGAGAAGTGGGAGGTGACTAAATCAGAGCAAGGGGCAAATACTCTCACTTCCTTGTTGGCCAAATAGCACAACCCCtcatcttcccttccctccagGCAGAGGAGGATTCCTGTCCCTACCTTCAGCTCAGAGATGGAGATTCTGCTGGGGAAAGGGGGTCACAAAGAACCATCAAAGGAAGAGAAGctgggtttctcttcatttgggATGCTGTTTTTCGAAGATTGGCTTCCTAAGGGGGGAAGGTGGGTGGGAAACTGAGAACAAAGATTTATGGATAGAGATTACATAAGGATTATCTGGGGAGTTAACAGAAATTTAGAATTGAAA of Marmota flaviventris isolate mMarFla1 chromosome 12, mMarFla1.hap1, whole genome shotgun sequence contains these proteins:
- the Myog gene encoding myogenin, coding for MAPSSWREGLQELGGQRQEQVFSDPMELYETSPYFYQEPRFYDGENYLPVHLQGFEPPGYERTELSLSPEARGPLEDKGLGTPEHCPGQCLPWACKVCKRKSVSVDRRRAATLREKRRLKKVNEAFEALKRSTLLNPNQRLPKVEILRSAIQYIERLQALLSSLNQEERDLRYRGGGGPQPPVPSECNSHSASCSPEWGSALEFGPNTGDHLLAADPTDAHNLHSLTSIVDSITVEDVSVAFPDETMPN